The Terriglobus roseus sequence GTAATAGGAACGATCCAGATACACGCTCTTCGAACCGAGGTATTGCAGCTCAAGAGCGCCTCCCTTCCACATCTCTACTCCGGTATCCAGATTCCACTGGTACATGCGCGGGGTAGGTAAATAGTGGTTATCCGTGAAGGCGCTGACGTATGTTCCGGGAGTTCCGGCAACCGGAGCAGCAGCGCCCCCCTGTCCACCCGTCGGGTTTGTGTAGGTCAACGGCGCCGTCGCAGCATTGGCGACAGTGTAAACAACCGACGCTGCAAGGGGGTAGTTCGTGGATGCAAGCGTGAATGCATTCAGGTGGTTCGGGTTGTAGTAGATGCCGCCACCACCACGGATGACAACCTTCTCATTCGCGCGGTATGCGAGGCCGAGACGCGGAGAGACCAGGTTCGTGTTGGAACCAACAAACTTGAATCCGGGTGTCGGAACGAACGAAGCTCCAGTGGTAGCGGTGCTATTAGGAATCAGAGCCGTGTAGTCCGAGTTGAGAATGCGAGCAAAGCCATTCAACGAGTACGGCGCCAGCGGCAGTTCATAACGAACGCCGTACTGTACCGTCAGCTTCTGCGATGCCTGCCAGTTGTCCTGCGCGAAGAAGCCATTACGCCACGATGCTACCGAACCCTTTACCTGGTAGACCGGTGTCGTGGTCTGGTAGATATCGCCAGCGATGAAATCGGCTGCTGCGTTGCCGGTATATGAGCCGTTGAAATTGAACTGACCACGCGGAGTATTGCCAGCGGCACGACCGATGCTCATCTTGCGGATGTCAGCACCTACCATGATGTTGTGCTTGCCGAAGTTGTAGCTGATCTGGTCATAGCCATGAATCGTACGGTCATCCTGGAACCAGTTTGTACCTTCTGCACCCAGGCCGGTGTAGTTGGTAATCAGGACCGTGGGGATACCCGGGTTGGCGTTAGCGGTATCAGCGTTGAAGCCGGGTATACCAAGGGCCGTTCCCGCATTGTTCAGTCCAGCCGTGTAGAAGTAGTTAAGCGCATTGGACGAAAGCTTGTTGAAACCAATGCGGAAGTCGTTGATCAGGCGTGGCGTGATGATATGCGTGTACGCAATCAGGCCGTTGGTGTTCTTGGTCGGCGACGAACTTGCCGATGTAGGAACGATGTTGCCCGAGGCCGTTTGGATCGTCTGGTAATCAAAACGTGCAAACAGGCGAACCTTCTCACCGATGTTGTAATCCACGCGATCCAGTGTCTGGTCCTGCATGAAGCTGTTCGGTACGCTTTGATTCGCATTGTTAGTCAGGCCTGCGACGTTTGGCGTGGCATAGTACTGCAGCAACTTTGCAGCAACGGCTGACACCGGTACTTGGTTGTTCGTGTAGAAACCGCCGGCTGGATTACGCAATGGCGTTGTAATCGCAGAAAAGTCGCCCCGCTGCATCGCAGAGGTCAGCAGCGTCGCAACCGTCGTCGTCTCCTGCTTCTGGCGGACGCCTTCGTACGATCCCATGAAGAACAGCTTGTCGCGACCGTTGTACAGGAATGGCAGCACGACAGGACCATCAAGGACAAAGCCGAACTGGTTGAAGTGCTGCACGGGCGTCTTCGCAGTCGATGATGCGAGGAAGCTCTTAGCGTTGAAAGCGGTGTTCTGCACGTAGTCGAACGCAGTTCCGTGGAAGCTGTTGGTGCCTGCTTTGGTGTCCACGTTGATGTGAACGCCCATGTATGCACCGTACTGCGCGGTGTAGTTACCGGTCTGCGTCTGCACGGCACCGACGGCGTCTGCATTCGGCGTCACCGGTGAATTCGAGATAAGCGAATTCATGATGGTGATACCGTCCAACGTCAG is a genomic window containing:
- a CDS encoding TonB-dependent receptor: MKKPLLYLAPIVLPAVMSAQVANNTSLVGTITDTTGAVVAGAHVTAVNTATKVKYAGTTNEQGFYQIQFVQPGSYDVSVEQSGYSHVTSRGTEVLLNMAARTDVTLKVGSSSTEITVTAETPALSTDDALVGETLTSKQVENLPMASRRVMELASTNPSIIVGPKTSYSGTPPGANYIGAGTREVTNSLTLDGITIMNSLISNSPVTPNADAVGAVQTQTGNYTAQYGAYMGVHINVDTKAGTNSFHGTAFDYVQNTAFNAKSFLASSTAKTPVQHFNQFGFVLDGPVVLPFLYNGRDKLFFMGSYEGVRQKQETTTVATLLTSAMQRGDFSAITTPLRNPAGGFYTNNQVPVSAVAAKLLQYYATPNVAGLTNNANQSVPNSFMQDQTLDRVDYNIGEKVRLFARFDYQTIQTASGNIVPTSASSSPTKNTNGLIAYTHIITPRLINDFRIGFNKLSSNALNYFYTAGLNNAGTALGIPGFNADTANANPGIPTVLITNYTGLGAEGTNWFQDDRTIHGYDQISYNFGKHNIMVGADIRKMSIGRAAGNTPRGQFNFNGSYTGNAAADFIAGDIYQTTTPVYQVKGSVASWRNGFFAQDNWQASQKLTVQYGVRYELPLAPYSLNGFARILNSDYTALIPNSTATTGASFVPTPGFKFVGSNTNLVSPRLGLAYRANEKVVIRGGGGIYYNPNHLNAFTLASTNYPLAASVVYTVANAATAPLTYTNPTGGQGGAAAPVAGTPGTYVSAFTDNHYLPTPRMYQWNLDTGVEMWKGGALELQYLGSKSVYLDRSYYPNQPLPSVAATTNANRPYQLFGQIRQINNDSFSTYNGLSAIYRQHAYKGLDVMLGYTWAHNMDTSSDANGGGTAMIQNNLRADYANSNWDIRNRFVGTVTYAMPEFRKLGLIGNSLLGGWHANGIVTLQGGIPFNVGITDDRAHVLGIGTQRPNFVHLGNSASCGRSTVISKTACIDTTAYALPALGTFGTLHRNDIKGPGFANVNFSMSKDFAIFERLKLQLRGEAFNLFNHANLGNPNSTLPSATTAGAFNFSGSNFGTISQMASGYQPRTLQLAGKINF